The Thermomonospora amylolytica sequence CGCCCCGATGGGCGGCATGAAGCAGTCCGGCGTGGGCCGCCGTCACGGCGCCGAGGGCCTGCTGAAGTACACCGAGGTGCAGACGGTGGCCAGCCAGCACTTCATGGACCTGGAGCCGCCGCCGTCGATCGGCTACGACCGGTACGCCGACGGGCTGGCGACCGCGATCAAGCTGATGAAGCGCTTCCGGATCCGGTAGGGGGGCGTGGCCATGGCATTCGACTTCGACGTGCTCGTCGTCGGCTCCGGGTTCGGCGGCAGCGTCTCGGCGCTCCGGCTGACCGAGAAGGGCTACAAGGTCGCGGTCGCCGAGATCGGCCGCCGCTTCGACGACCCCGAGGGCGGGCCGGGCGAGCGGCACCGCAGGCTGCCCAAGACCTCCTGGCGCGCCCGCGACTACCTGTGGGCGCCCGGCCTGGGCATGACCGGCATCCAGCGGATCCACGTGCTGCGCGGCGAGAAGGGCAGCCGGGTCATGGTGCTGGCCGGGGCGGGCGTCGGCGGCGGCTCCCTGGTGTACGCCAACACCCTGTACGAGCCGCTGCAGCCGTTCTACGACGACCCGCAGTGGAGCCACATCACCGACTGGCGGGCCGAGCTGGCGCCGTACTACGACCAGGCCAAGCGGATGCTCGGCGTGGTCGCCAACCCGACCCGGACCCCCGCGGACGAGGCGATGAAGCGGGTGGCCGACCGGATGGGCCGCGGCGACACGTTCCACCACACCCCGGTCGGCGTGCTGTTCGGCGACCGGCCGCGGCAGGAGGTCGACGACCCCTACTTCGGCGGGGCCGGGCCGCGCCGCCGCACCTGCCACGAGTGCGGCGAGTGCATGACCGGCTGCCGGCACGGCGCCAAGAACATGCTGACCGAGAACTACCTGTACCTGGCCGAAAAGGCGGGCGCCAAGATCATGCCGATGACCGGCGTGCGGTCGGTGACCCCGCTGCCCGGCGGCGGCTACGAGGTGGAGATCGTGCGCACCGGCTCGCAGGGCCGGCACCGCCGCAGGCTGCGGGTCGAGCAGGTGGTGTTCGCGGCGGGCACGTACGGCACCCAGAAACTGCTGCACCGGATGAAGGCGACCGGCCGCCTGCCGCGCCTGTCCGACCGGCTCGGCGTGCTCACCCGCACCAACTCCGAGGCGATCCTGGGCGCCGAACGGTTCCGCCGCAAGGGCGAGGACCACTCCAAGGGCGTCGCGATCACCTCCTCGTTCCACCCCGACGAGCAGACCCACGTGGAGCCCGTCCGGTACGGCAAGGGCTCGAACGCGATGGGCCTGCTGCGGTCGCTGCTGGTGGACGGCCCCGCCGAGGACGGCTCGGGCGCGACGCCGCGCTGGCTGAAGTTCCTCGGCCACGCCGCCACCCACCCGTGGGACCTGCCCCGGCTGGTCAACCTGCGGCACTGGTCGGAACGCACCGTCATCGCCCTGGTCATGCAGGCGCGCAACAACTCGATCACCCTCCGGCCCCGCAAAGGCCCGTTCGGCTGGGGGCTGTGGGCCTCGCACGGCCACGGCGAGCCCAACCCGACCTGGATCCCGGCCGGGCACCAGGCCACCCGGATGCTCGCCGAGGAGATCGGCGGGATGCCCGGCGGGTCGTGGCTGGACCTGTTCGACATCCCCACCACGGCGCACTTCATCGGCGGATGCGCGATCGGCGACTCCCCGCAGACCGGCGTGATCGACCCGTACCACCGGGTCTACGGGCACGAGGGCCTGCACATCGTGGACGGCTCGGCGATCTCGGCCAACCTGGGCGTCAACCCGTCGCTGACCATCACCGCGCAGGCCGAACGGGCGATGGCGATGTGGCCGAACCGGGGCGAGGAGGACCCCCGTCCCGCACTCGGCTCCCCGTACCGCCGGATCGCCCCGGTCACGCCGAAGAACCCGGTGGTCCCCACGGCCGCCCCCGCCGCGCTGCGGCTGCCGATCGTCGAGGTGAGCTGACCCGTCACCTCCGCCGGTCCGGGGGCCTCCCCCGGACCGGCGGGTCACATGACCGACGCGCCGGGGGCTCTGTGGGATCGACCACACCGATGGCCGAACGTCGTCGACTGATTGCGCCGAGTCTTCAATCCGGCTTGGGGCGCGGTAGGAACGCAGGTGGCCGCCCCTAGACTTGGAGGTCTGAGCCCACGTCCTTTTGAAAGGCGTTGATCGGTGTCCCTCGAGCAGGTCGAGCAGTCCTTCGACACCGTGCTCGTCGTCGACTTCGGCGCGCAGTACGCGCAGCTGATCGCGCGGCGCGTACGCGAGTGCAACGTGTTCAGCGAGATCGTCCCGTGCACCATGCCGGTGGCGGAGATGCTGGCCAAGCGGCCCAAGGCGATCATCCTGTCCGGCGGGCCGTCCTCGGTCTACGAGCCGGGCGCCCCGTCCGCGCCGGACGGCCTGTTCGAGACCGGGGTGCCGACCCTGGGCATCTGCTACGGCCACCAGGTCATGGCGCAGGCCCTCGGCGGCGTGGTGGAGAACTCCGACGTCGCCGAGTACGGCGGCACCACCGTCAACGTGGTCGACGGCGGGGTGCTGCTGGCCGGGCTGCCGACCGTCCAGTCGGTGTGGATGTCGCACCGCGACCACACCAGCGCCGCCCCCGCGGGCTTCCGGATCACCGCCCGCACCGACGTGACCCCGGTCGCCGCGATGGAGCACCCCGAGCGCGGCCTGTACGGCGTGCAGTTCCACCCCGAGGTGCTGCACACCGAGCACGGCATGCAGGTGCTGCGGCGCTTCCTGTTCGAGGCGGCCGGCTGCCGCCCCGGCTGGACCATGGTCAACATCGCCGAGGAGGCGATCGAGACGATCCGCGCCCAGGTCGGCGGCAAGCGCGCGATCTGCGGCCTGTCGGGCGGGGTGGACTCCGCGGTCGCCGCCGCGCTCGTGCAGCGCGCCATCGGCTCCCAGCTCACCTGCGTGTTCGTCGACCACGGCCTGCTGCGCAAGGGCGAGGCCGAGCAGGTGGAGAAGGACTTCGTCGCCGCCACCGGCGTGGACCTGCACGTGGTGGACGCCCAGGAGCGGTTCCTGAACGCGCTGGCCGGGGTCACCGACCCGGAGACCAAGCGCAAGATCATCGGCCGGGAGTTCATCCGGGTCTTCGAGGCCGCCGCCCGCGAGATCGTCGAGGCCCACGCGGGCGAGGTCGCCGACGTGGAGTTCCTGGTCCAGGGCACCCTGTACCCCGACGTGGTGGAGTCCGGCGGCGGCACCGGCGCGGCCAACATCAAGTCCCACCACAACGTCGGCGGCCTGCCCGAGGACCTGAAGTTCACGCTGGTCGAGCCGCTGCGCACGCTGTTCAAGGACGAGGTCCGCGCGCTCGGCGAGCAGCTCGGCCTGCCCGCGGAGATCGTCTGGCGCCACCCGTTCCCCGGCCCCGGCCTGGCCATCCGCATCATCGGCGAGGTCACCCGGGAGCGCCTGGACGTGCTGCGCGAGGCCGACGCCATCGCCCGCGAGGAGCTGACCCGCGCCGGACTGGACCGCGACATCTGGCAGTTCCCGGTCGTCCTGCTGGCCGACGTCCGCTCGGTCGGCGTCCAGGGCGACAGCCGCACCTACGGCCACCCGGTGGTGCTGCGCCCGGTCACCAGCGAGGACGCCATGACCGCCGACTGGGCCCGCCTTCCCTACGACGTCCTGCAGCGGATCTCCACCCGGATCACCAACGAGGTCCGCGAGATCAACCGCGTCGTCGTCGACATCACCAGCAAGCCCCCCGGCACCATCGAGTGGGAGTAAGCCGGACTTACTGTGCGGAACTGACTGCGAAGCGTCATTCCCCTCCCTAGGATGCCGCCCATGTCACACTGGGAGAGGCCCGATCGGGAGGCTGAATGGTGGTGTTCGCGGTGGACGGCGACTTCTCGGCGTCCTGGTACCAGCCGGGCGTGTGGACGGAGGAGGAGTACCTTAAGCTCCCCTCGGACGGACCGAAGGTCGAGCTGGTCGGCGGGAGCCTGCTCGTGAGCCCCGCGCCCAGCAAGCCCCACCAGCGGCTGATGCGCCGGCTCGCCGCGCTGATCGAGGAGTCGGCGCCCGATGACCTCGTGGCCGAGATCGAGATCAACGTCCGGATCGACCATGACGTGATCCTCATCCCCGACGTGGTCGTCACCTCGGAGATCGACGACGATGTCGTGGTCCACGACCCCAAGCACATACTGCTGGTCGCCGAGGTCCGGTCGCCGGCCAACCGCGGTGAGAAATGGATCAGGAAGTACGCCCTGTACGCACAGGCGGCGATTCCGTGGTTCGCCGTGGTCGAGATGGACGCCCACAAGCGGCCCACGGTGATCCTGCAGCGGCTCGAGGAGGGAACCTACGTCGAGCACGCTCGAGCGGCCTGCGGCCAGTCGCTGAAGCTGCCGGACCCCATCGGCTCGATCGATCCGGCGGATCTGCTCAAGCGGCGGGTCTGAGCACGAGAAGGCCCGGGCGGGAGCCCGGGCCTTCGGCGTGTCGTGTCAGACGGTGGCGGGGGTCAGGACGGCCTCGGCGTCCAGGGTGGCGGCGGTGGCGTTGATCACCGCGGCGATGCGCAGGGCCTCCTGGACGAGCTCGCGGGACAGGCCCTGCTCGCGCAGGACCTTCTCGTGCGACTCCAGGCAGCGGCCGCAGCCGTTGATGGCGGAGACGGCCAGGCACCACAGCTCGAAGTCGGCCTTGTCGACGCCGGGCTTGCCGATGACGGTCATCCGGAGCCGGGCGGGCAGGGTCGAGTAGGTCTCGTCGCCGATCAGGTGGGTGGCCCGGTAGTAGACGTTGTTCATGGCCATGATCGACGCGGCGGCCTTGGCGGCCTCGAACGCCTCGGCCGACAGGTGGTCGCCGGCCTCCTCGGCCAGCTCGCGGATCACCTGGGGGCTGCGGGTGGCCAGCGCGCAGGCCAGCACGGTGCCCCACAGCTGCTGCTCGGTGAGCTGCGAGGTGGAGGTCACCGAACCCAGGTTGAGCTTGGTGTCCTTGGCGTACGCCGGAAGGGCGTTCTTCAGCGCGTCAACGCTCATAGCGGGGCCTTCCTTTCAGGCATCCGGCCGGGTCGCGGGTGGACCGGACCGGTCGGGCTTGGCGGACCGGGGCGCCGGGCACCGGTCACCGGGGCGCGGGCTCGCCGATGACCGGTGCGTCCGGGAGCCTGGGGGGCGTCCCATGAACGGGTCAGACGGCCGCGGCGGAGCGGGGGTCGTCCGACCCGTCCGTTCGGGGTCCGAGGGGCGTCCCCCAGAGGGAACGGGTCAGGCGCCGGCCATGAGCTTCTTGGCGTCCAGGGTCTCCTCGCCCTTGTTCCAGTTGCACGGGCACAGCTCGTCGGACTGCAGGGCGTCGAGGACCCGCAGGACCTCCTTGACGTTCCGGCCGACCGAGCCCGCGGTGACCATGGCGAACTGGATCTCGTTGTTCGGGTCGACGATGAAGGTGGCGCGCTGGGCGACGCCGTCCGGGGTGAGGATGCCGAGCGCCGAGGACAGTTCCCGGTTGAGGTCGCTCATCATCGGGAACGGGATGTCGCGCAGGTCCGGGTGGTCCTTGCGCCAGGCGAAGTGGACGAACTCGTTGTCCACGGAGGCGCCGAGGACCTGGGCGTCGCGGTCGGCGAACTCGTCGTTCAGCCGGCCGAACTCGGCGATCTCGGTGGGACAGACGAAGGTGAAGTCCTTGGGCCAGAAGAACACCACCCGCCACTTGCCCTCGTAGGTCTTGTGGTTGATGGTCTCGAACGCCTTGTCCGGGTCCAGCGAGACGCAGGCGGTCAGTTCGTACTCGGGGAACTTGTCACCGACGGTGAGCACGACACTCTCCTTTTGCTCCGTTTGTGAAATGTGTCACAAGCGTCCCGATGGGGCGGCGTGGGCATCGGGGCTGGTTGGATGAGCACAAGGTTGCCGCAGCCGGGGTGAACAGAGAAATCGGCCGAGGCCCGTTCACTGATAGGAGATGGCTATCAACGGGCCGGTCGCGGCGACGCGCATCCGGCTGGCCGAGCGTACGGCACACCGCGCGCCGCGCACACCCCCGGGTCCGCCGGAGCCGCGGCGCCGATCATGCCCTTCACGGGTTTCACCTGCCCGGCCGGGCGTCCGCCGGGGCCGTGGCGAGGGCGGCATCGGCCGGCCCTGCGCTCCGGTCGCCGTCAGTCCACCCGCAGCGAGTCGATCACCGTGTTGATGTCCGGCCAGAGCTTCTTGTGGGTCTCGGGGATGCAGATCCACAGGAACGAGGGACGGGGACGGCCGGTGTCGACCACGACCATCGCCGTCAGATCCAGCCTGGCGCGCACGTCCGGCGTGTCGTGGCGGATCTCCCGGACGACCACCCAGCCCTTCCGGCCGCCGGCCCTGATCGGCTGGGAGGCGACGTCCCGGCCTCGGGCCGTCTCGTCGAAGTCCATGAACTGCCGGTAGTCCAGGGCGGCACCGGCCAGGGCGCGCAGCCGGTTCTCGCCCGTGTAGTGCTCCATGAGGTCGTCGTCGACGAACCCCGAGGCGATGGCCGCCTGCCATTTCGGCTCGGTGTCGAAACGCTGCTCGCGGGAGTATCCGGCGAGCAGCGGGTCGACCGTGCGGCTGCGGCCCCACTCGCCGCCCAGCGCCGTGTACGACAGGCGCGGGTCGCCGTCGCTGACCCGCCCCGCGACCGGGGATCCCGTGCCCGGATACCGCTTGACCGGGACGGTCTCGGTCAGGCGGGTCTCACCCGGGAGCAGCCCGTTGCCCTGTGCCGGGACCGTGGCCCCGGGAATCGGCCTGCTCCCGGGACCCGGGTTGTCGCACGAGGCGATCGCGCTGTCGCCGAATTCCGACTGCTGTTGCACCACCTCGCCGCCGATCAGGACGGTGCAGGTGACCTTCCCCGGACCGTTGCGCCACAGATTCTGGATCTGCACCGACGCGCTGCCGCTCGCCGAGATCCGGAACGTCCTGCGCCACGGGAGCGGGGCGGCCTCGATCTCCTGCATCTCGACCCCGGTGGCCGAGTAGGTGACCTCCGCGGAGCGCCGGTCGCCGGTGAGCACGAAGGTCAGCTCGATCGGTCCGTCCTCGGTGGTCTCGGCACCGCCGGCGGCGGATGTCGCGGGATCGGCGTCCGGCAGCACCTGTCCGACGCCGAGGACGGCCTGGGCGACGAGCAGCAGACCGCCCATGGCCAGCAGCGGTGGCGGGAACCGGTCCAGCAGCCGCCGCCCGCCGGCCGACAGCGGCCCGGACGTGGTCGTATCCTCAGCGCTCACGTTCCCGCTCCTCACACCGGCTCGGCGTCGGGTTCGGCGAGCACCCGCGCGGCCTGTCGTGCCTCTTCCAGGCTGTCGCGCAGCGGCGCCAGCCCGGAACGGTCGGCGAGCCCGTCGATCTCGGCGACCGCCAGCTCGTCGCGGACGGTGCGGGCGAGCAGTTCCCGGGTGTCGGCGCCGAGCTCCTCCAGCTCCCGCACCGTCCGCCACTCGCGGTAGGCGGCGTCCGCGGCCCGGGTGCGTTCGGCGTACCGCTCCAGCGCCTCCACCCGCCGGGTCAGTGCCTCGGCCGACGCCCTGAGGGCCTGCCGCTGCGGTTCGAGCATCTCCTGGACCCGCGCGCTGGACCCGCCTTCGGCCGCGGCCCGCTCCACCTGCCGCCCGATCCGGGTCAGCTCGGCCAGGGCCTGGGCGATCTCCCATTCCTGCTGGGGGAGGACGACCGCGTTGGCGGTGTCGTCGAGCAGCCCGGCGGTGTTGACCTCCGACTCCAGGACGGCGGCGACGGCGGTCTGCGCCCGTTCCATCAACCGGCGCAGCGAGACGCCGAACCACGGGCGCAGGCCGGCCGTGCCGAAGTCGGCGCCGAGGTAGTAGCGGCCGTGGTGGGCGCGGGCCAGTTCCGCGCCCTCGTCCTCGCCGCCTTCGAAGGCGAAGAGCGCCGCCCAGGACACCAGTTGCAGGACCGTCCCGGCCACCAGGAAGAGCGGAAGGCCGCCGCCCCACCAGGCCGCCCCGAGCCCGGCCTGAACGACCGCCCCGGCGACCAGGCCCCTGCGTCCCAGCAGGACGTGCCCCGCCACGACCGGCAGGAACCCGCACAACGTCGCCACTGGAACGGCCAGCAGGGCGTCACCACGGGTCCGGCCGCCCCACGGCGGCACGGCCGGGGGCGGCTCGCTCGCGGCCGTCAGACCCGCCGGGAACGCCAGCAGCAGCGCACGGTCGTTCTCCGGCAACGCCGGATCGACCACGGGCCGCAACGTGTCACCCATCCCCCGCCCCCCCGATCACGATCACCGCGATTCTGGCAGAACCCCCTGGCCGCGGCCAGGGATCAGCACGGCTGAACGTTCCTCAGCAAAGGTGACACCGCGTCGGCAGCCGACCGCCGCCGACCATGGTCGGCCGATCCCGGGAGGGGCCGGTCACCGGCGGCCTTATGGGGTTCCTCACAAGTGCGCCGACGCGGCGGTTCAGACGCCGGGGCTGGTGAGAGACATGAGAACGCTGCGGTTACTGTGATGGCGGTGATGGGTCGAGGCACCGGGTGCCGATAGGAGATCGCTATCAACAGGCCGACCGTGGCGCAGCTTCGGGCGTTCCTGGCACTGGCGCGGCATCTGCACTTCCGCGACGCCGCCGCCGCCCTGCGGATGAGCCAGCCGGCCCTGTCGGGATCGGTGGCCGCGCTGGAGGAGGCGCTGGGCACCAGGTTGGTCGAGCGCACGACGCGCCGGGTGCTGCTGACGCCTGCGGGGGAGCGGGTGGCCAAGCGCGCCGAGATGGTGCTGGACGAGCTGGAACGGCTGGTCGACGAGGTCAGGGCGACGCGCGGCCCGCTGGCCGGGCCGTTGCGGCTGGGCGTGATCCCCACGGTCGGCCCGTACCTGCTGCCCGCCGTGCTGCCCCGGCTGGCCCGCGACTTCCCCCAGGCCGAGCTGTCGGTGCGCGAGCAGCAGACCGAGCACGTCGTCGCTGACCTGGCGGCCGGGCGCATCGACGCGGCGATCCTGGCGCTGCCGGTCCCCGCCTCCGGGGTGCGGGAGGTGCCGCTGTACGAGGAGGAGTTCCTGCTCGCCGTCCCCGCCGCGCTCACCGGGCTGCCCTCCCCGGTGCCCCGGGAGATCCTCGGCGAGCTGGACGTGATCCTGCTGAACGAGGGGCACTGCCTGCGCGACCAGGCCCTGGACCTGTGCCGGCAGGTCGGCGCGCGGGCGGCCGCCGCCACCTACGCGACGAGCCTGGCGACGCTGGTGCAACTGGTGTGCGGCGGGCTGGGCGTGACGTTGCTCCCGCAGACGGCGGTGCCCGTGGAGAACCGCCGTGGCGACTCCCTGGCGGTGCACCGGTTCACCGCCCCGGCCCCGTCCCGGCGGATCGGGCTGGCGTTCCGGGAGACCTCGCCGCGCGCCGAGGAGTTCCAGGAGCTGGCCCGCTGCATCCGCGAGGCGGTCGCCGAGGCCCATCCCGAGGTCCGCGTCGAGGGCTGACCGGCCGGCGGCAAAACCGGGCCGGGGTGTCCCGTACGCCGGTAATGGTCCCTGCAAGGCTTCCCCGGTGCGCGATGGCCCCGCTTGACCGGGGGCATGTCCCGCTCATGAGCGCGGTGACGGCGACGGCCGCAGCCTGGGCCGAGATCGAGCAGGTCTGGGCGAGGGACGGCCTGATCACACTGACCGGGACCCTGCAGGGCGCCGCCCCGGAATCCGGCCCCTGGCGGCTGCGGCTGGATCCGGTGCCGCCCGAGGAACGGCCGGCGCTGCGGTCCCGGCTGCACCGGCGGGTGTGGCGGGCGCGCATGTCCGGACGGCCGGGCCCGGGACCGTACGACGTCACCGTGTCCGACGGCCGGTTCGAGACCGCGGTGCCGGTGAACGACCTGGTGCTGCCCCGGCCGCTGCGTTCCGGGCACTGGCGGCCCTGCCTGGTCGGACCGGACGGGAGCGCGCTGCGCCTCGGCCGTCACCTCGGCGTCCCGCGCCGCGCCCGCGCCATCACGTTCCCGGGCCAGCGCACCACCGCGCGCGGCCCGCGGTTCCGGGTGCGCCCCTACTACACCGCCGACGACCATCTCGCGATCGGAAGCCGCCGGGCCTCATGAAGATCACCTACGCGCTGCTGCACGCCTACGGCCTGGGCGGCACCATCCGCACCGTCATCAACCAGGCCAACGCGATGGCCGAGGCCGGGCATGACGTCCAGATCGCCAGCGTGATCCGCCGCCGCGAGACCCCCCAGTTCCCCGTCAACCCGCGGGTCCGCATGGTCACCGTGACCGACCTGCGCGGCCGTCCCGCCCCGCCCAAGCCGCCCGCCGGGCGACCGGCCCGTCTGGTGGCGCGCCTGCTGGCCCGCCGGCGCTCCGCGCTCCCGCCCGGCGACCGGCCCGGCACCGAGGTGCCGGTGGGGGAGGCCGCCAAGGCCACGTTCACCCGCGAGGTCGAGGACCGCTTCATCGCGTTCCTGCAGACCCTCGAGACGGACGTGCTGGTCACCACCCGCCCCGGGCTGAACCTCATGTCCGCCCGGCACGGGCCGCGCCACATCGTCCGGGTCGCCCAGGACCACATGCACCTGGGCCGCTACAAGCCCGCCGTGCGGGAGGCGATCCTGGCCGACTACCCGATGCTGGACGCGGTGGTCTCGCTGACCCGCCAGGACGAGGCCGAGTACCGGGAGGCGCTCGGCGACCGGGTGCGCACCGCGCAGATCCCCAACCCGCTGCACACCCTGGACGTGCCGCGCACCGACCACTCCGCCAAGATCGTCGTGGCGGCCGGCCGGCTCACCAGGCAGAAGGGCTTCGACCTGCTGATCGAGGCGTTCACCCAGGTCGCCGAGCGGCACCCGGACTGGACGCTGCGGATCTACGGGGCCGGGCCGCAGGAGAAGCGGCTGCGCCGGATGATCCACCAGCGGCACCTGTACAACCACGTGTTCCTGATGGGGACCGCGCAGGGCCTGGACGCCGAACTGGCGCAGGCCTCGATCTACGCGCTCAGCAGCCGGTTCGAGGGCTTCGCGATGGTGGTGCTGGAGGCGCTGAACTGCGGGCTCGCGCTGGCCGGCTTCGACTGCCCGACCGGTCCCCGGGAGATCATCCGGGACGGCGACAACGGGCTGCTGGTGCCGCCGCAGGACGCCGGGGCGCTGGGCGCGGCGCTGTGCCGGCTGATCGAGGACCGCGGGCTGCGGCGCCGGCTGGGCACGGCGGCCGTGGGCACCGCCGCCGAGTACGGCCCGGCGCAGATCCGCGCCCGCTGGGAGACGCTGTTCACCGAGTTGCTGAACGCCCGCGCCGACCGGGTGAACGGCCGCCCGCCCGGTTCCCCACTGCCCGTGTAGACACCCGGTCAAGGGTGGGGCAAACGATCGTCCGGCAATCGCGATCCGCGTACGCATGATCGCCCCAAGTAGGGATGCTTACCCGCATGGCGACGTTTTCCCTGGATGACGTGCGCAAGGTCTGCAAGGGCCGGGACGCGTGGTGGACTGTCTTCCTGGTCGATCCGATCGCGATCCGGCTGACGCTGGCGGTCGCGAACCGGACGGCGATCACCCCGAACCAGCTCACCGCCGTCGCCTTCGCGCTCGGCCTGGGCGCCGCGGGCTGCTTCGCGCTGGCCTCCCCCGGCTGGCTGGTGCTCGGTGCGCTGCTCTACCACGTGGGCTTCGTGGTGGACTGCATGGACGGCAAGATCGCGCGGCTCAAGGGCACCGGCACGACGTTCGGGGCCTGGCTGGACTTCATGCTGGACCGGGTCCGCGACACGCTGTGCGCGCTCGCCCTGACCGTCGGCCAGTACGCGCGCACCGGCCATACGGCGTACCTGTACGCGGGGATGGCGATCCTCGCGCTGGACATGTTCCGGTACGTCAACGGGCCGCAGATCGTGAAGGCCAGGCGCGCCATGCGGTCGGCGCTGAACACGGCGCGACGGCGGGCGGAGGGCCCCGAGGAGGAGGCCGCCGGGGCCGCCCCGCCCGCGGATCCCTCTCCGGCCGCCCGTACGGATGTCTCCCTGCCCGCCCGCATGAGCTTCTCCCCGTCCGCCCACGCGGACCCTTCCCCGCCCGCCCGCGCGGATGTCTTCCCGCCCGCCCGCAGCGAGTCCGACCTGCACCAGGAGTTCGACAGCCGCTTCCCCTGGTACCGCAGGATCCGCCGGTACCTGCTGCGCCGCCGGGTCCGCACCCATCTGGTGAGCGGGATCGAGTTCCAGATGGCGGTGTTCATCGTCGGCCCGCTGACCGGGGCGGTCATCCCCGCGGTGGCGGTGGCCGGCGCCGGGCTGGCGTTCTTCGAACTGGTGATCATCTACAAGTTCTGGCTGTCCACCCGGGCGCACGCC is a genomic window containing:
- a CDS encoding GMC oxidoreductase, whose translation is MAFDFDVLVVGSGFGGSVSALRLTEKGYKVAVAEIGRRFDDPEGGPGERHRRLPKTSWRARDYLWAPGLGMTGIQRIHVLRGEKGSRVMVLAGAGVGGGSLVYANTLYEPLQPFYDDPQWSHITDWRAELAPYYDQAKRMLGVVANPTRTPADEAMKRVADRMGRGDTFHHTPVGVLFGDRPRQEVDDPYFGGAGPRRRTCHECGECMTGCRHGAKNMLTENYLYLAEKAGAKIMPMTGVRSVTPLPGGGYEVEIVRTGSQGRHRRRLRVEQVVFAAGTYGTQKLLHRMKATGRLPRLSDRLGVLTRTNSEAILGAERFRRKGEDHSKGVAITSSFHPDEQTHVEPVRYGKGSNAMGLLRSLLVDGPAEDGSGATPRWLKFLGHAATHPWDLPRLVNLRHWSERTVIALVMQARNNSITLRPRKGPFGWGLWASHGHGEPNPTWIPAGHQATRMLAEEIGGMPGGSWLDLFDIPTTAHFIGGCAIGDSPQTGVIDPYHRVYGHEGLHIVDGSAISANLGVNPSLTITAQAERAMAMWPNRGEEDPRPALGSPYRRIAPVTPKNPVVPTAAPAALRLPIVEVS
- the guaA gene encoding glutamine-hydrolyzing GMP synthase, which codes for MSLEQVEQSFDTVLVVDFGAQYAQLIARRVRECNVFSEIVPCTMPVAEMLAKRPKAIILSGGPSSVYEPGAPSAPDGLFETGVPTLGICYGHQVMAQALGGVVENSDVAEYGGTTVNVVDGGVLLAGLPTVQSVWMSHRDHTSAAPAGFRITARTDVTPVAAMEHPERGLYGVQFHPEVLHTEHGMQVLRRFLFEAAGCRPGWTMVNIAEEAIETIRAQVGGKRAICGLSGGVDSAVAAALVQRAIGSQLTCVFVDHGLLRKGEAEQVEKDFVAATGVDLHVVDAQERFLNALAGVTDPETKRKIIGREFIRVFEAAAREIVEAHAGEVADVEFLVQGTLYPDVVESGGGTGAANIKSHHNVGGLPEDLKFTLVEPLRTLFKDEVRALGEQLGLPAEIVWRHPFPGPGLAIRIIGEVTRERLDVLREADAIAREELTRAGLDRDIWQFPVVLLADVRSVGVQGDSRTYGHPVVLRPVTSEDAMTADWARLPYDVLQRISTRITNEVREINRVVVDITSKPPGTIEWE
- a CDS encoding Uma2 family endonuclease, translating into MVVFAVDGDFSASWYQPGVWTEEEYLKLPSDGPKVELVGGSLLVSPAPSKPHQRLMRRLAALIEESAPDDLVAEIEINVRIDHDVILIPDVVVTSEIDDDVVVHDPKHILLVAEVRSPANRGEKWIRKYALYAQAAIPWFAVVEMDAHKRPTVILQRLEEGTYVEHARAACGQSLKLPDPIGSIDPADLLKRRV
- a CDS encoding carboxymuconolactone decarboxylase family protein gives rise to the protein MSVDALKNALPAYAKDTKLNLGSVTSTSQLTEQQLWGTVLACALATRSPQVIRELAEEAGDHLSAEAFEAAKAAASIMAMNNVYYRATHLIGDETYSTLPARLRMTVIGKPGVDKADFELWCLAVSAINGCGRCLESHEKVLREQGLSRELVQEALRIAAVINATAATLDAEAVLTPATV
- a CDS encoding peroxiredoxin encodes the protein MLTVGDKFPEYELTACVSLDPDKAFETINHKTYEGKWRVVFFWPKDFTFVCPTEIAEFGRLNDEFADRDAQVLGASVDNEFVHFAWRKDHPDLRDIPFPMMSDLNRELSSALGILTPDGVAQRATFIVDPNNEIQFAMVTAGSVGRNVKEVLRVLDALQSDELCPCNWNKGEETLDAKKLMAGA
- a CDS encoding LysR substrate-binding domain-containing protein, producing the protein MAQLRAFLALARHLHFRDAAAALRMSQPALSGSVAALEEALGTRLVERTTRRVLLTPAGERVAKRAEMVLDELERLVDEVRATRGPLAGPLRLGVIPTVGPYLLPAVLPRLARDFPQAELSVREQQTEHVVADLAAGRIDAAILALPVPASGVREVPLYEEEFLLAVPAALTGLPSPVPREILGELDVILLNEGHCLRDQALDLCRQVGARAAAATYATSLATLVQLVCGGLGVTLLPQTAVPVENRRGDSLAVHRFTAPAPSRRIGLAFRETSPRAEEFQELARCIREAVAEAHPEVRVEG
- a CDS encoding glycosyltransferase family 4 protein — protein: MKITYALLHAYGLGGTIRTVINQANAMAEAGHDVQIASVIRRRETPQFPVNPRVRMVTVTDLRGRPAPPKPPAGRPARLVARLLARRRSALPPGDRPGTEVPVGEAAKATFTREVEDRFIAFLQTLETDVLVTTRPGLNLMSARHGPRHIVRVAQDHMHLGRYKPAVREAILADYPMLDAVVSLTRQDEAEYREALGDRVRTAQIPNPLHTLDVPRTDHSAKIVVAAGRLTRQKGFDLLIEAFTQVAERHPDWTLRIYGAGPQEKRLRRMIHQRHLYNHVFLMGTAQGLDAELAQASIYALSSRFEGFAMVVLEALNCGLALAGFDCPTGPREIIRDGDNGLLVPPQDAGALGAALCRLIEDRGLRRRLGTAAVGTAAEYGPAQIRARWETLFTELLNARADRVNGRPPGSPLPV
- a CDS encoding CDP-alcohol phosphatidyltransferase family protein encodes the protein MATFSLDDVRKVCKGRDAWWTVFLVDPIAIRLTLAVANRTAITPNQLTAVAFALGLGAAGCFALASPGWLVLGALLYHVGFVVDCMDGKIARLKGTGTTFGAWLDFMLDRVRDTLCALALTVGQYARTGHTAYLYAGMAILALDMFRYVNGPQIVKARRAMRSALNTARRRAEGPEEEAAGAAPPADPSPAARTDVSLPARMSFSPSAHADPSPPARADVFPPARSESDLHQEFDSRFPWYRRIRRYLLRRRVRTHLVSGIEFQMAVFIVGPLTGAVIPAVAVAGAGLAFFELVIIYKFWLSTRAHARVIAALEECAREQDAGYGPAMTRQGLARVAAEKE